Genomic segment of Gemmatimonadales bacterium:
CGGGGGCGTGACCGCTGCCGCCTTCGCGCCGTCGGACGGGGGCATGCTCGGCTTCGTGTTCGGCATGACCGGCGTGCAGGACGGACGACTGGTCCACTGGTCGGACCTGCTGGCGGTTCGCCCCGCGGCTCGCGATCGCGGCATCGGGCGCCGGCTCAAGCTGTTCCAGCGCTCCCTGGTGCTGCCGCTCGGCGCGACCCGGATGCTGTGGACCTTCGATCCGCTGGTGGCCCGCAACGCACAGCTCAACCTCAACGGCCTGGGCGCGACGGTGGCCGAGTACGTGCCGGACATGTACGGCCTCGATACCGGCAGCGCGCTCCACAGCGCGGTGGGCACCGATCGGTTCATCCTCTCCTGGGATCTTACCGCCACGCCGCGGGTGCCGGCGCAGGACCACGGGCTCGCCGCGCCGCCGCCCGCCCGCCTCGTGGTGAATCGGGAGGACCAGGTCGGCCGCCCCCCCACCATGCACCCGATCGACACCTTCCCCGAGGTGTACATCGCCATCCCGGGGGATATTCAGCAGGTGATCGCCGACGCGCCCGACCTGGCGCGCGCGTGGCGGGACACGACCCGCGAGGCCTTCCTCGGCTACCTGCAGCGCGGCTACCGCGTCAGCGGATTCCACCGCACCGAGGGACGCGGCTTCTACCGCCTCACCCAGGGCAGCTAGTGGGCCCGCTTCCCGCCGGTATCGCCGAGGCGTTCTCCGCAGACGAGATCGCCTGGCTCACCGCCCTCCGCCGCGACCTGCATCGGCATCCCGAGCTCTCCTGGCAGGAAGAGGGCACGGCCGCTCGTCTCGAGCAGGCGCTGACAGGCCTCGGCGCCTCCGACGTCCGACGCGTGGCAGGCACCGGCGTGCTGGCCCGGATCCCCGGCCGCGGGACCGGCACACCGGTCGTCGCCATCCGAGGCGATATCGACGCGCTGCCGATCCAGGAGGCGACCGGATTGCCCTTCTCCTCCGAGATCCTCGGCGTGATGCACGCCTGCGGCCACGACATCCATGCGACCTGGGCGGTGGGCGCCGCGTTGCTGCTTCGGAAGGCTCCGGCGCACGGGGACGTCCTGATCCTGCTGCAACCCGCCGAGGAGGCCGCCGAGGGAGCGGCGGCCGTGCTCGAGAGCGGCGCGCTCGATGGCGTGGCGGCGATCTTCGGTGCCCACGTGGACCGCAGATACGAGGTGGGTCAGGTCGTGGCTCAGGAGGGGCCGGTGGCCGCCTCCGCCGACTTCTTCACGATCGAGCTCAGCGGCGCGGGCGCTCACGGCGCCCGGCCCCACGAGGCGACCGATCCGATCGTGGGGGCGGCCACCCTGATCGGCGCGCTGCAGACCCTGGTCTCCCGCCGGCTCGATCCGGCCGTGCCCGGCGTCGTGACCGTGGCCACGATCCACGCCGGCACCGCCGACAACATCATTCCCGACCGCGCCGTGCTCACCGGCACCGTGCGCGCGGTGGACGCCGCATCGCGCGCGCTGCTGCTGGAGGAGCTGCGCCACGTCGCCGAGCGGGTGGCCGAGGCGCACCATCTCGGGGCGAGGGTCAGCTTCGACCAGGGCACGCCTCCCATCGTAAACCTTGCTCAACCGACCGGCTGGGCCCGCGAGGCCGTGCGCTCCGTCCTGGGGCCCGGGGCCGACGTGCCGCTGGCGGGCACCAACATGGGTGGCGAGGACTTCGCCTTCTACCTGGAGCGCATGCCGGGTTGTTTCCTGCGGATCGGCGCGCGCGAGCCCGGTGGGGCCTGGCTGCCGGCGCACTCGTCCGGCTTCTACGCCGCCGAGGAAAGCGCGCTGGTCGGGGCCGCCGTCCTGGCCGAGACGGCGCGACGCGCCGCGGCGGCCCTGGCTACTTGACTGACTGGCGCCAGCAGCCGCCGTGCAGCACCCGGCCCGCTTTGGCCCCGGTGTAGGCGCCGTTCTCCACCGCGAGCACACCGTTCACCACCACGTAATCGATGCCGGTGGGTGCCGCGGTCGGGTGCTCCCAGGTCGCCGCGTCCTTGATGCGGTCGTAGTCGAACACGGTGAGATCGGCCCGCAATCCCTCCCGGATGACACCCCGGTCGCTGAGACCCATGCGCGCGGCAGGCCAGGACGTCATCTTCCGCACCGCCTGCTCCAGGGTCAGGAGATGTCGCTTCTTCACGTATTCGGCGATCACTCGCGGAAAGGTGCCGTAGGCCCGCGGGTGGGGCAGGCCCAGCGCATCCACCTCGCCGAACTTCACCGCGGCGGCCGCATCGCTCCCGATGCTGGTCCACGGCTGGCTGAGGGCGGTCTCGATGTCTCTCTCGTCCATGAAGAAGAACAGCGCCATCGCCCGGTTGGGCAGCGCATCCAGCACGATGTCCCAGGCGACGTCCGCCGGGTCCCGGCCCTGCGCTCGCGCGATCTCGGCGATGCTGTGGGAGCGATCCGCCTCGTACTTGGGATTGTAGGCGTTCGCGAGCACGACATGATCCCAGCCACCGGAGGCCTGCACCAGGTTGGACCAGCCCGGGAGCGAGCCCGCCGCGACCTCGCGTTTGAGGCGCTGCCGCACCGTCGAATCCCTGAGCCGCTGATAGCCCCGCTCCTCGCCGTCGGCGAACACCCAGTTGGGTACCGTGATGCTGAGCCCGGTCCCGCCGGCCTCGTAGGGATACATGTCCGCCGCCACGTCCACCCCACGGGCGCGGGCCGCCTCCACCTCGGCGATCGCCTGCGGCATCAAGCGTCCCCACCCAGGGGCATACGCGGCCTTGAGGTGGAAGATCTCCACCTTCACCCCCGCCTTCTCCCCGATCTCCACCGCCTCCCGGATGGCGGAGACCAGGTTCTCGCTCTCGTCCCTCATGTGGGTGGCGTAGAACCCGTTACACCTGGCGCCCAGCTTGGCCAGCTCGATCAGGTCCGCGGTGCTCTGAAAGCTCTCCGGCGGATAGATCAGTGCGCTGGAGACTCCGAAGGCTCCCTGCTCCAGGGCGAGTGAGACGTCGGCCTTCATCTTGGCCATCTGCGCGGGTGTCGGCGCGCCGGCGGCGTCGCCCATCGCATCGATCCGCGACTGGGCGGCGCTGTAGTAGGTCCCGAAGTTGACGGCGATGCCCTGCTGCTCCAGCCGGGCGAAGTAGCTCCCGACCTGGGCGGCGGGCACCGGTGTGCCACCCTCGCCACCGATGAGGCTGGTGACGCCCATCCGCAGCTTGTTCTCCGCGGAGCCGCTCTCCAGCAGCACCTCGCCGGACTGGTCCATCATGTCGATCCAGCCGGGCGAGACGTAGCGGCCGGCCGCGTCGATCTCCTTGCGGCCCCGCTCGCGCACCACGCCGACTTTGGCGATGAACCCGCCCGTGACCGCCAGGTCCGCCCGGACCCAGGGATTGCCTCCGCCGTCGAGCACCCGCCCGTTGCGGATGACGAGGTCGTAGGCCGGCACCGGCGCCACACCGTTGATGGCGGCGTGACCGGCGCAGGCCCCCAGCGCCGCGATGGCGGCGTATCGCGCGGCCCGGGTCAGTGCCCGAAGCTCCATCGCTCAGAAATGCGCGCTAAAGGCAATGAACTTGTAGATCAGGGCCACCCCGAGGACCGTGACCAGGGAGATGGCCAGCACCACACTCCAGAGCCGGGCGGGCCAGCGTCTCCTGCCTGCCCAGACCACGCGGCAATGCCACAGCGCGATCGCCGCGGCGCCGACGAAGACAACCAGGCTCGCCAGGTGCAGCAGCCAGACCCAGGGGTCGAGCCGGTCGGTCACCGCCGGGTTGCGCGAGTTGAGGACGGAGAACAGGCCGAACCAGCCGAGCAGCGTGAGCAGGGTCGCCGCGACGGCCAGTCGGATCCATCGGTAGGCGGAGGCCTGTACACCCTCCAGCGGAAAGGCCGTGCGGTAATGCCGGCGCACCAGGGCCGTGGTGGGCCAGAGCAGCAGCGTCAGCAGCAATGCCGCCAGTGAGACCTCGAGCAGTGGCAGCAGCCAGACGGACGACCTCCACCAGGGCGAGGGCAGGAACATCATGAAGGGCGAGATCTCGTCTCCGCTCAGCATCGCCACCTTGCCGCCTTCCACCTTGGCCGCCAGCCAGTTCTTGCCATCCACCTCGCGCCAGATGAAGGGCGACACCTCCCGCCACTTCTTCGGCTGGCCGTTGAGGCCGTCCAGTCCCGCGAGGCTGATGGTGCTGTCGTCATTGGTCGTGACCTTCGCGTCCCCGATGAGGCCCAGGATGCTGAGGAAGCTGGACTGCGCCCGGCGGGAGTTGTCGTAGTGGCCGGCAATCAATTTGGCGTGCTCCGCCGCGGTCTTGGGATCGACCCGTCCATCCTCGGTCTCGCCCGGCAGATAGCGGTCGGCGAACTGCTCGAAGAGCGTGCTCCGGATGGGGCCCGCCGCCCCCTCCTTGCCAGGGCTGTTCATCGAGATGAAGATGCCGACCCCGTCGTCGATGAAGAGGTGCAGGTCGCTGTGGAACCAGTAGCTATCGCCCCCGTGGGCGATCGCCCGGCGGCCGTTGCGGTTGGTCTCGTAGAACCCCAGGAGCATGCGGTTCACCCGGGGCAGAATGGTGAGCGCCGTTCCGTGCATCAGCTTGGCCGTCTCCGGCTTGAGGATCTCCGCCGATCCGAGCCGCCCGTTCTGCAGGTGGGCGATCATGAACAGCCCCATGTCATGGCCCGCGGCGGCGAGGCTGCCCGCCGGCGCGGGGATCACCACTTCGTACGGCTTCGCGTCTCCCGAGGCGACCTGGTAGCCCCGCGACATGTCGGCCTTGAGATTGTTGGGGAGCGGCTGCCGGAAGGTCGCATGCTCCATCTTCAGCGGGCCGAAGATGTGGCGCTCGATGTACTCCTCGAACCGCTCGCCCGAGACCCGCTGGATCACATACCCCATGAGGGCGGTCGCGTAGTTGGAGTACGCCGGGACCTGGCCCGGTGGGAAGATCCGGTGCGGCGTCCAGTCCTTGAGGAAGGCTTCCAGCGATTCGAACCCCACCGAGTCGGACACGATCACGTTCTTCTCGACCTCCTCGAAGCCCGGCGTGTGGGTCATGATGTTGCGCAGGGTGATCGGTTTGCCGAACGCGGGAGGAATCTTGAAATCGAGGTACTCGTTCACGTCGTGGTCGAGGTTCAGCTTCCCCTGTTCCACCAGCTGCATCGCCGCGGTCCAGGTGAACAGCTTCGAGATCGAGCCCGGCCGGAAGAGGGTGCGCTGCGGGTCCACCTCCCGGTGCTTGGCGACGTCGGCGTAGCCGTAGCCCTTCTCCAGCAGGATCGCGCCGTCCTTGACCACCACCACGACCGCGCCGGCGATGTCCCCCCGCTGCAGGGCATACGGCAGGTAGCCGTCGAGCCACGCCTCCACGTCCGCCCGGGTGAGCTGGGGGGCGACGGGCACCGGAGCGCCCACTGGCGCCTCCCGCTCGATCGATGGCGCCGGGGGCCGGGCGGTGGGTTTCTGAGCCGAGGCCTCACGGCTCACGACGACCAGGAGCGCCGCCATGCTAGCCGCCCGGATCACGGTATACACTTGAGAGCACGTCCGGCAGAATCCACTGACCAGTCGAGTTGGCAGCATGAGTTCACCTGTCAGGAGAGGGGAAGGGTGGCTCGGCCCCCTGGCGCTGTTCATGGTCCGCTCCGAGCGTCCTGCTCGACCAGCCAGTCCAGGGCTTCCTCGACCGTGTCGAACAAGCCGAACCCTCGGCTTGACGCGCGCTCGATCCCTTTGAGAAAGACTGCCCGTTGCAGCGGGCTCAGGCCGACGAGCGCACTCGCTTTGATGTACGGCCGATTGGCGACGGCCAATCTGCTGATCGCATCGAACACCTCATCGGAGAACCGCGAGCCGGTGAACACGGCACACGCGAGCACCGATGCTGGCTGGTGCTGCGGCATGAGCTGAAGCTCGGCCTCGACCAGCGCGTGCCAGTCCTCCCACCGGATGAGCCGGGAATAGTCGGTGAACAGGATGCGGCATCCGCGATGGGTGATGGTTCTGAGCCGGTCCGACACGATGTCTCCGAAGCTCATCAATAGTTCACATCGAAGGCAATGAGCTTGAACACCAGCGCGGTGTAGAGCACCGTCGTGCAGGCCAGCGCGAGCACCACGCTCCACGCCTTGGCCGGCCACCGCCGCGGGCCCGTCCACACCACGCGAGCATGCCACAAGGCCACCGCGCACCCGCCGACGAACACCACCAGGCTCATCAACTGCAGCAGCCAGAGCCAGGGATCCTGCCGGGAACTGAGCTCGGAATTTCCGGAGAAGAACATGGTAAGGGTCGTGATCCATGCTCCCAGGACGATCAGGACCGCAAGCACGGCGAGACGTACCCGTCGGCGCACCGCCGCCTGGGTCCCCGTCAGGGCAGGCGCCGCCCGGTAATGTCGGCGTACCAGAGCCTCGACCGGCCACAGGATCAAGGTGAGGAGCAGCGCCACCACCGCTGCTTCCAATGCCGGCGTGAGCCAGCCCGAGGATCGCCACCACGGCGTGGGGAGGAACATCATGTAGGGCGAGACCTCATCGCCAGTGAACTTGACCACCTTTCCGTTCTCGACCTTAGCCCCCAGCAGGCCTTTCCCACCCAACTCCCTCCAGGCGAAGGGCGACATCTCACGCCAACGCTTGGGCTCGCCGTTGAGGCCTTGCAGCAGGTTCACGCCAATCGTGGTATCGGGGTTGACGGTGACCCTGACGGGGCCTAGAAGATTGGCCAGGCTGAAGAAATTTGACGCCGACCCGCGCGAATTGTCGTACAGGCCGGCCATGAGTCGGGCGTGCGCCGCGGCGGCCGGCCGGCCGACCTCTCCCGCGGCCGTCGGACCGGGAAGATAGCGGTCGGCAAACTGCTCGAGGAACGCGGTGCGGATCGCGCCGCTGGCGCCATCCTTTCCCAGGCTGTTCAGCGAGATGAAGAGCCCGATCCCATCATCGACGAAGAGATTCAGGTCGGAGTGGAAGGGATACGTGTCGCCGGCGTGAGCGATGGCGCGGTGACCGTTGATGCTGGACTCATAGAAGCCGAGCAGCATGCGGTGAACTGCGGGGACGATGGTGAGCGGGGTGCTGTGCATGCGCCTCGCCGTCTCCGGTCGGAGGATCTGCGCCTCACCGTAGCGGCCGTTCTGCAGGTGGGCGATCATGAATCGGCTCATATCTTCGCCCGTGGTGGACAGGCCCCCGGCTGGGGTCGGTCGGACCATCTCGAACGGCGTCGGCTCGCCCGACGCCAGGTCGTATCCCTTGGCCATGTCCGGCTTGAGGGTGCCCGGCAGCGGCTGGCGGAACGTCGAGTGGGCCATCCCGAGGGGAACGAAGATGTGGCGCTCGATGTATTCCTCGAAGGGCTCTCCGGAGACCCGCTGCACGATGTATCCCGCCAGCGCGGTCGCGTAATTGGAATAGGCGGGAACCTGGCCCGGCGGGAAGACTCGCATGGGCACCCAGGCCTTGAGCCAGGCCTCCAACGACTCGAGCCGAGTCGAGTCATTGGAAGAAAGGTTCTTGCCCACGTCCTCGAAGCCTGGGGTATGGGTCATGGCGTTGCGCAGCGTGATCGGCTTGCCGAACGCCGGCGGGAGTTTGAAGTCGAGGTAGTCGTTCACGTCGCGGTCGAGGTCGAGCCTCCCCTGCTCGACGAGCTGCATCACCGCGGTCCAGGTAAACAGCTTCGCCACCGAGCCTGGCCGGAAGAGAGTACGCGCGGGGTCCACCCGCAGGCGCCGGGCCACGTCGGCGTAGCCGTAGCCTTTGGACAGGAGAATCCGTCCGTCCTTCACGACGACCACCACCGCCCCAGCGACGTCGCCCTGCTGCAGGGCATAGGGCAGGAACCCGTCGAGCCAGGCCTCCAGATCGGTTCGATCGAGCCGGGCGCCGCCGGTGGTCGGAGGGTGGGCAGGGCTCGGCAGCTCGGCCGAGGCGGGCGTGAGCCCGAGATCTGGCCGCTGTGCTCCCGCGGTCTCCGACCAGAACGTGATGGCCACCCCGGTGGTGACCGCTCGGAGTATAGTATACATTTGCGGATACAGTCTTTCGACGCTGCCGCTCCCTTCCGTGAGGTCTCATGGATTCACCCGCTGGTTGGTTCGGAGGGTTGCTCGCCGCCGTCATGCTCGGCGGTTCGAGTCCGGGGCCGCTGGTGGCCCAAGGGTCGCTGCCGGACAGCGTCGCCCGCAAGGTCGATGCGGTCTTCGCCCGGTTCGACCGGCCGAACTCCCCGGGATGCGCGCTGGGGATCTACCGCGACGATCAGCTGGTCTACGCCCGGGGCTACGGCAGCGCCAATCTCGAGCTCGGCGTCCCCATCACCCCGGCGACGGTCTTCGACATCGGCTCCACCTCGAAGCAGTTCACCGCGATGAGCATCCTGCTGCTGGCCCGGGACGGGAAGCTCGCCCTGGACGACGACGTGCGGCGCTACCTGCCGGAGCTGCCGGCGAATCGCACGCCGGTGACGATCCGGCAGCTGCTGCATCACACCAGCGGGACGCGGGATTACCTGACGCTCATGGAGCTGGCCGGCGAGCGATTCGAGAACGTCTCGACCGACGCCGATGCGCTCGAGCTGCTGGCCCGGCAGCGAGCCCTCGATTTCCCGCCGGGCAGCGAGTGGGAGTACAGCAACTCGGGATTCTTCCTGCTGTCGATCATCGTGAAGCGGGTCACCGGACAGTCGCTCCGCCAGTTCGCCCAGGCCACCATCTTCGACCCGCTGGGCATGACCCACACCCACTTTCACGACGACCACCAGATGATCATCCCCAACCGGGCCACCGGCTACGATCCGCCGGACAGCACCGGCGGCTTCCGGATCGACATGTCCAACTTCGAGCAGACCGGGGACGGCGCGGTGAACACCACAGTGCAGGACCTGCTGCTCTGGGACCGGAACTTTTATTCCGGCAAGGTCGGCGGCGCCCACGTCCTGGCGGAGATGGTGAAGCCGGGGGTGTTGAACGACGGCACCGTGCTGGACTATGCCTCCGGGCTCTTCATCGATCACTACCGGGGACTGCCCACCGTGGCGCACGGCGGGTCCTGGGCCGGCTACCGGGCGGAGCTGCTCCGCTTCCCCTCGGAGCACGTCTCCATGGCCTGTCTCTGCAACCTCGCCCGGTCGAACCCGTCGGGGCTGGCGCTCAAAGTGGCCGACGTCTACCTGGCGGGCAGGCTGGCGGAGCCTCCGCGGACTCCGGGTGCTCCGCCGGTCTCGGCCGACACCGTGCGGGCGCTCGCGGGGACCTACCGGGACGCGGGGAACGGCGGCATCGCACACATCGCCGTCGAGAACGACACCCTTCGACTCCGATACTCCGGCTACTCGGTCGACCTTCGACCGGTGGCGCCGGGCGAATTCGAGCTGGTCGACGCCGAGGCGCGGCTGCGCTTCATCCCGGCATCCGGGGCGGCACCCCGGCAGATCCGGATCACCGGATCGGGACTGGGGAACCGGGTGTTGCGCGCGATCGAGCCCTCGGCCCCGTTGCGTGCCGCTCTGGCGGCGCTCGCGGGGGACTACTGGAGCCCCGAGCTCGGGGCCGGCTATCGGATCGCGCTGGCGTCTGATTCGCTCGTCCTCCATGCCAGGAACCTTCCGGAGAGCGCCCTCGGCCCCACCGTGCGTGACGAGTTCGAGGACGCAGCAGCGGGGTTCACCCTCCACTTCACCCGCGATCGCGCCCGGCGGGTGACCGGCTTTACCCTCGCGGCCGGCCGGACCCAGGGCCTTTGGTTCGAGCGGCGCCGGGCTACCAGCTCCCCCGCTCTCCCGCCCGGTCGATGACCCGCTCCAGCCGCTCGGCCGCATTGCGCCAGTTGGTCTGCACCGCGCGCTGCGCGGCGTCCGCGTTTCCCCGCTCGATCGCGCCGGCGATGGCCTCGTGCTCGGCCACCGAGGTCGCCAGGTCGCTCACCAGCAGGCTCACGTAGAGCCGCTCGTAGCGTTCCGCCTGGGGCTTGATGGTCCGGTGCAGGATGAGCAGCCGCCGGCCCGCTCCGGCCTCGACGTAGGTCCGATGGAAGGTGCTGTCGAGGTCGTGCAGCCGGTTGAAGTCCGGGCGCCGGACGGCGGCCTCGCGCCGGAAGTCGGCATTGATGGCACGCAGGGTCCGCGACAGCGCCCGGCGCTCGCCCACCGGCAGGCCGGCGGCCCACCGGCCGCTCAGTCCCTCGATCTCCGCGACGATGTGGAACAGCTCGCGGGCATCGTCACTGGTGAGCGGCGAGACGGTGGGGCGAGCCAGCCGGCCGCCGGACGGATCCACGATGTAGCCCTCCTGCTGCAACCGCTGGAGCGCTCCCCGCACCGGGGTCCGGCTCACCCCCAGGCGACCGGCCACGTCGCTCTCGACGATGCGGCTGCCCGGGGCCAGGTGGCCGTGGACGATCAGGTCGCGCAGCTGCTCGTAGACCACCAGCGGCCGCTCCCCCCGGACCATCGTCGAGCGGGCGGGCCCAGGCGTTCGGGGTGCGGCCGCGGGGCCTTTCATGCGCGTCTCCGGGACGGGGGCGAGGTGGGCGACGCCGGGGTGGCGTGGTCGGGCAACGATAGCACGCCCGGCGACCGGCTGTCGAGTCGGGCCCGCCGCACCGCCGCGGCCGGGGCGCGTCTTGCGCATTTGCGTTTCGGTACCCATTGTTGTATCTGAAACTGTATACACTGCGTCTCGGCAACATAGCAATTGCAGGGAACCCCACGCAAGGTCGCCGAGCCGCCCCCTTCCCGCCCCCGGAGGCAGAGCATGCTGAACCTCGTCCTGGCCGCGCTCGTGCTGGGCCCGGCCGCCGTCGCCCCGGCCCAGGACTCGGTGGTGGCGGGCGTGGTCGTCGGTGCGAACGGCGCCACCCCGCTGGAAGGCGCCCGGGTCACCATCGACGGTACTCCGCTGGTGCAGACCACCGACGCCAAAGGGCAGTTCCGCTTCGCCGATGTCTCCGGCGGCGAGGTCACCCTTCGGGTGGTCCTCATCGGCTACCAGCCGGCGGCCGCGGTGGCGCGGGTGGGGCAGACCGACCTGCGGGTCCTGCTCCGCGAGAGCACCGTCCAGCTCAACGAGATCGTGGTGACCGGCCAGCCGGGAGCCACGGAGCGGCGGGCGGTGGGCAACTCCATCGCCACCATCGACGCACCCGCGGCGCTGGAGCTCTCCGGCGCGGGGGACGCCGGCAAGCTCATCAACGGCCGGGCCGCCGGCGTCACCATCCTGCCGAACTCGGGCCGGGTGGGCGCCGGTCCCAGCGTGACCGTGCGCGGACTGGGGTCGCTGTCGCTCAACACCCAGCCGCTGATCTACATCGACGGGGTGCGGGTCAACAACGACGTCCTGAGCGGCCCCCAGTCGGCGGGCGGACTGGTGATCTCCCGGCTCAACGACATCGCGCCCGAGGACATCCAGAGCATCGAGATCATCAAGGGCCCGGCCGCCGGGACGATCTACGGCACCGAGGCATCCAACGGGGTCATTCAGATCATCACCAAGAAGGGCCGCGCCGGGGGCAAGCCCCAGATCGGCCTCACCGTGCGGCAAGGCACGAACTGGTTCCAGAACCCCCAGGGCCGGATCCCCAGCAACTTCGGGCTCGACGCGAATGGTGCCGTCGTGTCCCAGAACCTGGTGCAGCAGGAGAGCGACCGGGGCACCCCGATCTGGAAGAACGGCTACAACCAGGGCTACAACCTGTCGGCCACCGGCGGCTCCGACGCGGTGCAGTACTACGTCTCCGGCAGCTACGACGATGACAAGGGCATCGATCCGACCAACCGGTCGCGCCGATTCGCCGGGCACGCCAACGTCTCGTTCCCGATTAACGATCGCCTCGACATCGGGACCAGCCTCAACTATGTCAGGGGGAAGTTCCATCTGGGAACCGACTACCAGGACGGCCCGTTCCTCAACACGCTGTACGGTCTTCCCATCCTGGCAAGCACGCCCACCCGCGGATTCCTGCAGGCCCCTCCCGAGGCCTACTACTCCGGCGTGTTCGACAACACGCAGGATCTCTCCCGCTTTACCGGCAGCGTGACGGTGAACCATCGTCCGGCAGGGTGGTTCAGCCACCGGCTGACCTTGGGAGTGGACCAGACCGGAGAGGACAACCAGGCCCTGACCACGTTCATGCCGCCGGCGGTGGCGCAATTCTTCGACCCGGTGAGCGCGCGCGGGCAGCTCCTGCTGAATCGCCAGGACGTCGCCTTCTACACCGCGGATTACAGCGCGACCGCCCATTTCAACCTGTCACCCAAGATCAGCTCGTCGAGCTCCATCGGCGGGCAGTACTACCAGCGGCGAGTCGACTCGGTGGGCGTGACCGGGCTCCAATTCCCAGCACCAGGGCTTCGCACCGGGAGCTCCACCGCGACCACCACCGGCAGCCAGGACTTCGTCACCAACAAGACCATCGGCCTCTTCGGCCAACAGCAGTTCGGGCTCAACGATCGGATCTTCCTCACCGGCGCCGTCCGAATCGACAACAACAGCGCCTTCGGCGACAACTTCGACCTGGCAACCTATCCCAAGGTCAGCGGGACCTGGGTGGTGAGCGAGGAGCCGTTCTGGCACCTCGGCTTCATCAACGCCCTCAAGCTGCGGGCGGCCTACGGTGCCTCGGGCCAGCAGCCCCAGAGCTTCGCGGCGCTCAGGACGTACTCCCCGAGCACGGGCCCCAACGACGACCCGACCGTGACGCCGCAGTTCGTGGGCAATCCCGATCTCAAGCCGGAGCGGGGTCAGGAGGTCGAGCTGGGCTTCGAGGCGGGCCTGTTCAACCGGATCGGCATCGACTTCACCGTGTTCTCCAAGCAGACCAAGAATGCCATCCTGCTCCGGGGGACGCCCCCGTCCGGCGGATTCCCGGGGCAGCAGTTCGTCAACATCGGGGCGGTCAGCAACAAGGGGATCGAGCTGCAGGTGACCGCCCAACCGATCACCCGGTCCAACTTCAGCTGGGACGTGGCGGCGAGCGTCGCGACCGCGTCCAACTACATCAAGGATCTCGGCGGAATTCCCAGCATCAGCACCTTCCCCCCGCAGAGCGAGGTGGAGGGTTATCCCATCGCCTCCTACTTCATCAAGCGGGTCGTGAGCGCCGAGGCGGATGCCGACGGCACGCTCATCAGCGCCCTGTGTGACGGCGGCGCGGGGAAGGCACCGGTCGATTGCGCCGTCGCTCCACTGGTGTTTGCGGGTAGCCCCATTCCCAAAACCACCGGCGCCTTCACCACCACGCTCACCTTGTTCCGCAACTTGAGACTCTACGGCATGGTGGACTTCAAG
This window contains:
- a CDS encoding M20 family metallopeptidase, whose translation is MGPLPAGIAEAFSADEIAWLTALRRDLHRHPELSWQEEGTAARLEQALTGLGASDVRRVAGTGVLARIPGRGTGTPVVAIRGDIDALPIQEATGLPFSSEILGVMHACGHDIHATWAVGAALLLRKAPAHGDVLILLQPAEEAAEGAAAVLESGALDGVAAIFGAHVDRRYEVGQVVAQEGPVAASADFFTIELSGAGAHGARPHEATDPIVGAATLIGALQTLVSRRLDPAVPGVVTVATIHAGTADNIIPDRAVLTGTVRAVDAASRALLLEELRHVAERVAEAHHLGARVSFDQGTPPIVNLAQPTGWAREAVRSVLGPGADVPLAGTNMGGEDFAFYLERMPGCFLRIGAREPGGAWLPAHSSGFYAAEESALVGAAVLAETARRAAAALAT
- a CDS encoding amidohydrolase family protein translates to MELRALTRAARYAAIAALGACAGHAAINGVAPVPAYDLVIRNGRVLDGGGNPWVRADLAVTGGFIAKVGVVRERGRKEIDAAGRYVSPGWIDMMDQSGEVLLESGSAENKLRMGVTSLIGGEGGTPVPAAQVGSYFARLEQQGIAVNFGTYYSAAQSRIDAMGDAAGAPTPAQMAKMKADVSLALEQGAFGVSSALIYPPESFQSTADLIELAKLGARCNGFYATHMRDESENLVSAIREAVEIGEKAGVKVEIFHLKAAYAPGWGRLMPQAIAEVEAARARGVDVAADMYPYEAGGTGLSITVPNWVFADGEERGYQRLRDSTVRQRLKREVAAGSLPGWSNLVQASGGWDHVVLANAYNPKYEADRSHSIAEIARAQGRDPADVAWDIVLDALPNRAMALFFFMDERDIETALSQPWTSIGSDAAAAVKFGEVDALGLPHPRAYGTFPRVIAEYVKKRHLLTLEQAVRKMTSWPAARMGLSDRGVIREGLRADLTVFDYDRIKDAATWEHPTAAPTGIDYVVVNGVLAVENGAYTGAKAGRVLHGGCWRQSVK
- a CDS encoding serine hydrolase, with the protein product MAALLVVVSREASAQKPTARPPAPSIEREAPVGAPVPVAPQLTRADVEAWLDGYLPYALQRGDIAGAVVVVVKDGAILLEKGYGYADVAKHREVDPQRTLFRPGSISKLFTWTAAMQLVEQGKLNLDHDVNEYLDFKIPPAFGKPITLRNIMTHTPGFEEVEKNVIVSDSVGFESLEAFLKDWTPHRIFPPGQVPAYSNYATALMGYVIQRVSGERFEEYIERHIFGPLKMEHATFRQPLPNNLKADMSRGYQVASGDAKPYEVVIPAPAGSLAAAGHDMGLFMIAHLQNGRLGSAEILKPETAKLMHGTALTILPRVNRMLLGFYETNRNGRRAIAHGGDSYWFHSDLHLFIDDGVGIFISMNSPGKEGAAGPIRSTLFEQFADRYLPGETEDGRVDPKTAAEHAKLIAGHYDNSRRAQSSFLSILGLIGDAKVTTNDDSTISLAGLDGLNGQPKKWREVSPFIWREVDGKNWLAAKVEGGKVAMLSGDEISPFMMFLPSPWWRSSVWLLPLLEVSLAALLLTLLLWPTTALVRRHYRTAFPLEGVQASAYRWIRLAVAATLLTLLGWFGLFSVLNSRNPAVTDRLDPWVWLLHLASLVVFVGAAAIALWHCRVVWAGRRRWPARLWSVVLAISLVTVLGVALIYKFIAFSAHF
- a CDS encoding serine hydrolase domain-containing protein, with protein sequence MYTILRAVTTGVAITFWSETAGAQRPDLGLTPASAELPSPAHPPTTGGARLDRTDLEAWLDGFLPYALQQGDVAGAVVVVVKDGRILLSKGYGYADVARRLRVDPARTLFRPGSVAKLFTWTAVMQLVEQGRLDLDRDVNDYLDFKLPPAFGKPITLRNAMTHTPGFEDVGKNLSSNDSTRLESLEAWLKAWVPMRVFPPGQVPAYSNYATALAGYIVQRVSGEPFEEYIERHIFVPLGMAHSTFRQPLPGTLKPDMAKGYDLASGEPTPFEMVRPTPAGGLSTTGEDMSRFMIAHLQNGRYGEAQILRPETARRMHSTPLTIVPAVHRMLLGFYESSINGHRAIAHAGDTYPFHSDLNLFVDDGIGLFISLNSLGKDGASGAIRTAFLEQFADRYLPGPTAAGEVGRPAAAAHARLMAGLYDNSRGSASNFFSLANLLGPVRVTVNPDTTIGVNLLQGLNGEPKRWREMSPFAWRELGGKGLLGAKVENGKVVKFTGDEVSPYMMFLPTPWWRSSGWLTPALEAAVVALLLTLILWPVEALVRRHYRAAPALTGTQAAVRRRVRLAVLAVLIVLGAWITTLTMFFSGNSELSSRQDPWLWLLQLMSLVVFVGGCAVALWHARVVWTGPRRWPAKAWSVVLALACTTVLYTALVFKLIAFDVNY